Proteins encoded in a region of the Triticum dicoccoides isolate Atlit2015 ecotype Zavitan chromosome 3A, WEW_v2.0, whole genome shotgun sequence genome:
- the LOC119270389 gene encoding probable glycerol-3-phosphate dehydrogenase [NAD(+)] 1, cytosolic, with product MVGSVHVNGSANGANGTEDRLDELRRLLGKSDGDLLKIVSIGAGAWGSVFAALLQDAYGHFREKVQIRVWRRPGRAVDRSTAEHLFDVINSREDVLRRLIRRCAYLKYVEARLGDRTLYADEILRDGFCLNMVDTPLCPLKVVTNLQEAVWDADIVVNGLPSTETREVFEELSKYWKERISVPVIISLAKGIEASLDPIPRIITPTQMISSAAGVPTENILYLGGPNIASEIYNKEYANARICGSTKWRKPLAKFLRQPHFIVWDNSDIVTHEVMGGLKNVYAIGAGMVAALTNESATSKSVYFAHCTSEMIFITHLLTEQPEKLAGPLLADTYVTLLKGRNAWYGQMLAKGELRLDMGDSIKGKGMIQGISAVGAFYELLSQPSLSVLHPEENKQVAPAELCPILKRLYRILIKRELPVGDILQALRDETMNDPRERIEMAQSHTFYRPSLLGKP from the exons ATGGTTGGGAGCGTGCACGTCAATGGATCGGCGAACGGCGCGAACGGCACCGAGGATCGGCTGGACGAGCTGCGCCGGCTGCTCGGCAAGTCCGACGGCGACCTGCTCAAGATCGTCAGCATCGGCGCCGGCGCCTGGGGAAGCGTCTTTGCAGCCCTCCTGCAGGACGCCTACGGCCACTTCAGGGAGAAGGTGCAGATACGGGTGTGGCGTCGGCCGGGGCGGGCGGTGGACCGGTCCACCGCCGAGCATCTGTTCGACGTGATCAACTCACGGGAGGACGTGCTGAGGCGCCTCATCCGCCGCTGCGCCTACCTCAAGTACGTCGAGGCGCGGCTGGGTGACCGGACTCTGTACGCCGACGAGATTCTGAGGGATGGGTTCTGCTTGAACATGGTCGACACGCCCCTCTGCCCGTTGAAGGTGGTCACCAACCTGCAGGAAGCTGTCTGGGATGCTGACATTGTGGTGAATGGCCTGCCATCCACTGAGACGAGGGAGGTGTTTGAGGAGCTCAGCAAGTATTGGAAGGAGCGGATCAGCGTTCCGGTCATCATTTCCCTTGCAAAGGGGATAGAAGCCTCCTTGGACCCAATTCCTCGTATCATCACGCCTACACAAATGATCAGCTCCGCAG CTGGCGTTCCAACTGAGAATATACTCTATCTTGGAGGCCCAAACATCGCCTCAGAAATTTATAACAAAGAATATGCAAATGCTCGAATCTGCGGATCCACCAAGTGGAGGAAACCTCTCGCTAAGTTTTTGAGGCAACCACATTTCATTGTTTGGGATAACAGTGACATTGTCACTCATGAGGTTATGGGCGGACTGAAGAACGTATATGCTATTGGTGCTG GAATGGTGGCAGCTTTAACAAACGAGAGTGCAACAAGCAAATCAGTTTATTTTGCTCACTGCACGTCGGAGATGATATTCATTACCCATCTACTGACAGAACAGCCAGAGAAACTTGCTGGCCCTCTGTTGGCTGATACTTACGTCACTCTCCTGAAAGGTCGCAATGCATGGTACGGGCAAATGCTAGCGAAGGGAGAACTCAGGCTCGATATGGGTGACAGTATCAAGGGAAAGGGGATGATTCAG GGTATTTCTGCTGTTGGTGCATTTTATGAGCTGCTCAGTCAACCCAGCTTAAGTGTGCTACACCCAGAGGAAAACAAGCAAGTTGCTCCTGCTGAACTGTGCCCAATTCTGAAGAGGCTTTATAGAATTCTGATAAAAAG GGAGCTCCCAGTGGGAGACATCCTCCAAGCCCTGAGGGACGAAACCATGAACGACCCCCGTGAGAGGATCGAGATGGCGCAGAGCCACACATTCTACCGCCCGTCTCTCCTTGGGAAGCCGTGA